From one Anopheles cruzii chromosome 3, idAnoCruzAS_RS32_06, whole genome shotgun sequence genomic stretch:
- the LOC128273757 gene encoding guided entry of tail-anchored proteins factor 1-like, whose product MYLIFVIPFVCGLMAFASKITKKIVPLFCYDSPEVRVLKSEIAVLRADLSKISMREDYIKYVKCERAVVAMETKLNEAKGRDNVRRVMYEYGIHYGWIAVLALVLMVISFSYRYASIIVFGDNFNFDPFGRLINFPTKVPNSISVVFWIVVNNFVARTVAGYVK is encoded by the exons ATGTATCTAATATTCGTAATTCCGTTCGTGTGCGGTCTGATGGCGTTTGCCTCGAAGATTACTAAAAAG ATAGTACCACTCTTTTGTTACGATAGTCCCGAAGTGCGAGTGCTCAAGTCCGAGATAGCTGTATTACGAGCGGACCTCTCTAAAATATCAATGCGCGAAGATTACATAAAGTACGTGAAATGCGAACGTGCGGTCGTGGCCATGGAAACGAAATTGAACGAAGCCAAAGGACGAGATAACGTGAGGCGCGTGATGTACGAATATGGCATCCACTACGGATGGATTGCGGTACTAGCACTGGTGTTGATGGTAATCTCCTTCTCGTACCGCTACGCCTCCATTATCGTTTTTGGCgacaatttcaatttcgatccGTTCGGTCGTCTGATAAATTTCCCGACCAAAGTGCCCAACTCTATTTCGGTTGTGTTTTGGATAGTGGTTAACAACTTTGTGGCCCGAACTGTGGCTGGTtatgtaaaataa